Proteins encoded together in one Pseudomonadota bacterium window:
- a CDS encoding S46 family peptidase, with protein MKNPKLLISSLALAGVIATPLAAKEGMFTPDQLAEIAEDLRETGLEIDAEALTDLTAFPMGAVVSLGGCSASFVSPEGLVVTNHHCARGSVQFNSTAEKNYLEDGFLARTKAGELPAAPGSRIYVTTKVTDVTDQMRAGTEELGSSERYDLVEQRSKDIVAACEQDKGYRCQVAGFYGGSQYKLIKRLEIRDVRLVYAPADSIGKYGGDIDNWQWPRHTGDFAFYRAYVAPDGSSAEYSEDNVPYQPEHHLKVSAAGLKEGDFVMAAGYPGSTQRYARLAEVENTFDWQYPVFVTLINDWIDTIETAAPEGSDARVKYESRLAGLNNFEKNLRGQIDGARRVGLVDRRRAREAALSEWVAADASRAAYGTAIAELDALTEESATATRANFWYNYATNTQLLSAAQRLYRLAKERQKPDAERDPGYQERDMAFFRQGLQALDRRFDPQVEKAEWMMFLDLYLAQPQESRVALLDDLLGLTGEIDRDALASRIDGYYADTGLASAEQRLALMEATPAQIEASDDPFLKMAVALHDHEESIRNAREKRTGQALALRPAYMDAMIAWQRSKGEVTYPDANSTLRVTYGTVLGGSPRDGMVYAPFTTLEGITEKDTSEDPFNAPKAQLAKIEARDYGRYRLESLGSVPVNFLSDLDSTGGNSGSATLNARAELVGLLFDGTFESVNSDWDFDPRTTRTIHVDTRYMLWVMEKVDGAEALIAEMDIVG; from the coding sequence ATGAAAAATCCCAAGCTCCTGATCTCTTCGCTTGCACTGGCGGGTGTCATTGCAACCCCACTGGCAGCCAAGGAAGGGATGTTCACCCCCGACCAGCTTGCAGAGATAGCTGAGGACCTGCGCGAGACCGGGCTCGAAATCGATGCCGAAGCACTGACCGATCTGACCGCCTTCCCGATGGGCGCGGTCGTGTCTCTGGGCGGTTGCTCGGCCAGCTTTGTGTCGCCAGAAGGTCTGGTCGTCACCAACCATCACTGCGCGCGTGGATCGGTGCAGTTCAACTCGACGGCAGAGAAAAACTATCTGGAAGACGGGTTTCTGGCCAGGACCAAGGCAGGCGAACTCCCCGCTGCGCCGGGGTCACGGATCTATGTCACCACCAAAGTAACCGATGTCACCGATCAGATGCGTGCCGGTACAGAGGAACTGGGCAGCAGCGAGCGATATGATCTGGTCGAGCAGCGCAGCAAGGATATTGTCGCGGCATGCGAGCAGGACAAAGGCTATCGCTGCCAGGTCGCGGGATTTTACGGCGGTTCGCAGTATAAGCTGATCAAGCGGCTGGAAATCCGCGATGTCCGTCTGGTCTATGCTCCGGCGGACTCGATCGGCAAATATGGCGGCGATATCGATAACTGGCAGTGGCCGCGCCATACCGGCGATTTCGCATTCTACCGCGCCTATGTCGCCCCCGATGGCTCCTCTGCCGAATATTCCGAGGACAATGTCCCCTATCAGCCGGAACATCATCTGAAGGTCAGCGCGGCAGGCCTGAAGGAAGGCGATTTCGTCATGGCGGCAGGCTATCCCGGATCGACCCAGCGCTATGCCCGCCTGGCCGAGGTGGAGAACACATTTGACTGGCAATATCCGGTCTTCGTCACGCTGATCAATGACTGGATCGACACCATCGAAACCGCTGCCCCTGAAGGATCGGATGCGCGGGTAAAATATGAGTCACGACTCGCCGGTCTCAACAATTTCGAAAAGAATCTGCGCGGACAGATTGACGGCGCGCGCCGGGTCGGGCTGGTCGACCGCCGCCGCGCCCGTGAAGCCGCGCTGTCCGAATGGGTTGCCGCCGATGCATCGCGGGCGGCGTATGGCACCGCCATCGCCGAACTTGATGCGCTGACCGAGGAAAGCGCTACGGCAACACGCGCCAATTTCTGGTACAATTACGCCACCAATACGCAGCTGCTTTCGGCAGCGCAGCGGCTCTATCGCCTTGCGAAAGAGCGTCAGAAGCCGGATGCGGAACGCGATCCCGGCTACCAGGAACGCGATATGGCGTTTTTCCGTCAGGGCCTGCAGGCGCTGGACCGCCGCTTCGACCCGCAGGTAGAGAAGGCCGAGTGGATGATGTTCCTCGACCTCTATCTCGCCCAGCCGCAAGAATCGCGGGTCGCGTTGCTGGATGATCTGCTCGGGCTGACCGGCGAGATCGATCGCGATGCCCTCGCCAGCAGGATCGATGGCTATTATGCCGATACCGGATTGGCCTCGGCCGAACAGCGGCTGGCGCTGATGGAAGCGACGCCAGCCCAAATCGAAGCCAGTGACGACCCTTTCCTGAAAATGGCGGTGGCGCTGCACGATCACGAAGAGAGCATCAGAAATGCGCGCGAGAAGCGTACCGGGCAGGCTCTGGCGCTTCGCCCGGCCTATATGGACGCGATGATCGCATGGCAGCGTTCCAAGGGCGAAGTCACCTATCCCGATGCCAACAGCACGCTGCGCGTCACCTATGGTACCGTGCTCGGTGGCTCGCCGCGCGATGGCATGGTGTACGCGCCCTTCACCACTTTGGAGGGTATTACCGAGAAGGATACCAGTGAAGATCCGTTCAACGCCCCCAAAGCGCAACTGGCAAAGATCGAGGCCAGGGACTATGGCCGCTACAGGCTGGAAAGCCTGGGCTCGGTACCGGTCAACTTCCTTTCCGATCTCGATTCAACCGGCGGCAATAGCGGCTCGGCAACGCTCAATGCCCGGGCGGAACTGGTCGGCCTGCTGTTCGATGGCACCTTTGAAAGCGTCAATTCCGACTGGGATTTCGACCCACGCACCACGCGCACTATCCATGTCGACACCCGCTATATGCTGTGGGTCATGGAGAAGGTCGACGGCGCCGAAGCCCTGATCGCCGAGATGGATATTGTCGGCTGA
- a CDS encoding ABC transporter ATP-binding protein: MLEAKGLTKTFGSVRALDNLNLKVEAGEIVCLLGANGAGKTTTINLFLGFLEPTSGTALVNGVDVVSAPRETKQHLAYIPEQVALYPQLSGIENLDYFMRLAGLKQSKTELLAVLEQSGLDAKAASRRASSYSKGMRQKVGIAIALAKDARALLLDEPLSGLDPSAANGLCLLLKQLRDDGRAILMATHDVFRAKEIGTRIGIMKAGHLVDMLDTASLGADEIERIYLAHMQAPSGDDQPKIPGNSHADAVNA, from the coding sequence ATGCTGGAGGCAAAGGGCCTGACCAAGACATTCGGGTCGGTCAGGGCGCTCGATAATCTCAACCTCAAGGTCGAAGCGGGGGAGATTGTCTGCCTGCTCGGCGCAAATGGCGCTGGCAAAACGACGACAATCAATCTGTTTCTCGGATTTCTCGAGCCGACATCGGGCACAGCCCTGGTCAATGGCGTCGATGTTGTGTCTGCACCGAGAGAGACCAAGCAACATCTGGCCTATATCCCCGAACAGGTTGCGCTCTATCCGCAATTGTCGGGTATCGAGAATCTCGATTATTTCATGCGACTCGCCGGGCTGAAACAGTCGAAAACCGAATTGCTGGCGGTACTTGAACAATCCGGACTGGATGCAAAGGCAGCGTCACGCCGGGCCTCCTCCTATTCCAAAGGCATGCGCCAGAAAGTCGGCATAGCGATTGCGCTGGCCAAAGATGCCCGAGCACTGCTGCTCGACGAACCGCTTTCCGGACTAGACCCTTCGGCAGCTAACGGATTGTGCCTGTTGCTGAAACAGCTGCGCGATGACGGACGCGCGATCCTGATGGCGACCCATGACGTTTTTCGCGCCAAGGAAATCGGTACCAGAATCGGCATTATGAAAGCCGGGCATCTGGTTGATATGCTCGACACGGCATCGCTGGGTGCCGATGAGATCGAGCGCATCTATCTGGCGCATATGCAGGCACCCTCCGGGGATGACCAACCAAAAATACCCGGGAATTCCCATGCTGACGCGGTGAACGCATGA